A stretch of Myroides oncorhynchi DNA encodes these proteins:
- a CDS encoding response regulator transcription factor gives MRANISICEADFYFKELLIDCINKRINFNLNDYYTNGLELINRIYHKQNNFLIIDSFTPIMTGFEAIKILRQRDNQTPIITYSHVYQEDIHFVLEDINNVYYCQKNSDVIFEILTSIIERKTDFYADYLKKWTQNKADVHEYITRQRQNIYNPTSIELQIINHACQGLTNKEIGDKVNLSSRTVEKYMKKLSEKFMVKNKIQLITYCVEQNLHNYE, from the coding sequence ATGAGAGCCAATATTTCAATATGTGAAGCCGATTTTTACTTTAAAGAATTACTGATAGATTGCATAAATAAAAGAATAAACTTTAACCTAAATGATTATTATACAAATGGATTAGAATTAATTAATAGAATTTACCATAAACAAAATAATTTTTTAATAATTGATTCATTTACACCAATTATGACAGGATTTGAGGCGATAAAAATTTTAAGACAAAGAGATAATCAGACTCCAATAATAACATATTCACATGTATATCAGGAAGATATACATTTTGTTTTAGAAGATATTAACAATGTCTATTATTGTCAAAAGAACAGTGATGTAATATTTGAAATTTTAACATCTATAATTGAAAGAAAAACAGATTTCTATGCAGATTATTTAAAGAAATGGACACAAAACAAAGCTGATGTGCATGAATATATTACACGACAACGACAAAATATTTATAATCCCACGTCCATTGAATTACAAATAATAAATCATGCTTGTCAAGGTTTAACAAATAAAGAAATAGGAGATAAAGTCAATTTAAGTTCTAGAACAGTCGAAAAATATATGAAAAAGCTTTCTGAAAAATTTATGGTTAAAAACAAAATCCAATTAATTACATATTGTGTTGAACAAAACCTTCATAACTATGAATAA
- a CDS encoding type VI secretion system transmembrane protein TssO, protein MGLKRVNNKEIFNSFCVFLTSFVVLLTVSFVGVFCFYKSSDLQQDNIEKDVLAYKDVLNKHYALKTKIDTVYYHMNLLSTGKVRNDVFLENYITKDISQIKALIGQDKEDNFKYYSVLISKLDSLLELKNQIIHVSDQENLALRDLNECMNRFKKVHNELTEDPSRKFNRK, encoded by the coding sequence ATGGGGTTAAAAAGAGTGAATAATAAGGAAATATTTAATAGTTTTTGTGTTTTTTTGACATCTTTTGTCGTATTGTTAACAGTGTCTTTTGTTGGAGTTTTCTGCTTCTATAAAAGCTCTGATTTACAGCAAGATAATATCGAAAAGGATGTTTTGGCTTATAAAGATGTTTTAAATAAACACTATGCCTTGAAGACCAAGATTGATACTGTTTATTATCATATGAACCTTCTTAGTACAGGTAAGGTTAGAAATGATGTCTTTTTAGAAAACTACATCACTAAGGATATCAGTCAGATTAAAGCTTTAATAGGACAGGACAAAGAAGATAATTTTAAGTACTATTCTGTTTTAATATCAAAACTGGATAGTTTGTTAGAGTTAAAGAATCAAATTATTCACGTTAGTGATCAAGAGAATTTGGCTTTAAGAGATTTAAACGAATGTATGAATAGATTCAAAAAAGTTCACAATGAACTAACCGAAGATCCAAGCCGTAAGTTTAATAGAAAATAG
- a CDS encoding type VI secretion system transmembrane protein TssO — translation MTQSTYQSLSKTERRYQFFYLVAMLVVSLILLGIVFLRGFNSPFSNQTVLEIQMLEQKYKFIEQQNIVEPLLESTFNKVSILSFETPQPFVENDITNSINEVANSFANVPIYDPRKEAYIQIGYFYKMYFEDKKIIAKKSENIKLFRKQFEECSIGFKDKEQQLVQRRNALLAR, via the coding sequence ATGACACAGAGTACCTATCAGTCTTTATCAAAAACAGAAAGAAGATATCAGTTTTTTTATTTGGTTGCAATGCTTGTTGTTTCTTTAATTCTATTAGGAATTGTTTTTTTAAGAGGATTTAATTCTCCTTTTTCAAATCAGACAGTCTTAGAAATACAAATGTTAGAGCAAAAATATAAGTTTATCGAGCAACAAAATATTGTAGAGCCTTTACTTGAATCAACCTTTAACAAGGTTAGTATCTTAAGTTTTGAGACTCCTCAACCTTTTGTAGAAAATGATATAACCAATAGCATTAATGAGGTTGCTAATTCGTTTGCGAATGTTCCAATTTATGATCCACGTAAAGAAGCATATATTCAAATTGGTTACTTCTATAAAATGTATTTTGAGGATAAGAAAATAATTGCTAAAAAGTCTGAAAACATAAAGTTATTTCGTAAACAATTCGAAGAATGCTCAATTGGTTTTAAAGATAAAGAGCAACAATTGGTTCAAAGAAGAAATGCGCTACTAGCAAGATAA
- a CDS encoding PKD domain-containing protein — protein MSYIEKNKGKVILIVGSVLVILSLVIYFIQKKFFYSISDLDSKVYPMELHVGDTLHFEDNTNIRAIKKWEFGDGDLSLNEKGYHIYKQPGFYQVSFTVNDKYTKTFSIQVKQKVQRDYGDFFTQIEAPTQAMQYENIVFRAVTDKASMYSWKFGETGNIDAKEPLVIYAYQEPGEYEVFLYTDDTAYPVIHRIKVHPSFKNMNEELEVEDVYKAVDDDFKYHLQQIANGATFNQHYNYLVNKYLCQNENASVSVNTSKVNSFYYYCMGLKFDKNVVIQSVKVGFDEAVNCVTKVNVVQSK, from the coding sequence ATGAGTTATATAGAGAAAAATAAAGGTAAAGTCATTTTAATAGTTGGTAGTGTTTTAGTTATTCTTTCACTTGTTATCTATTTTATTCAAAAGAAGTTTTTTTATAGTATCTCAGATTTAGATAGTAAGGTTTATCCTATGGAATTGCATGTGGGGGATACTTTGCATTTTGAAGACAATACAAACATTAGAGCAATTAAGAAGTGGGAATTTGGAGATGGTGATTTATCCTTAAATGAAAAGGGGTACCATATTTATAAACAACCTGGTTTTTATCAAGTTTCATTTACTGTGAATGATAAATATACTAAGACTTTTTCTATTCAGGTAAAGCAAAAAGTACAACGAGATTACGGAGATTTTTTCACACAAATAGAAGCCCCAACACAAGCTATGCAATATGAAAATATTGTTTTTAGAGCAGTAACAGATAAAGCCAGTATGTATAGTTGGAAATTTGGAGAGACTGGAAATATTGACGCCAAAGAACCTTTAGTTATTTATGCATATCAAGAGCCTGGTGAGTATGAGGTTTTCTTATACACAGATGATACAGCCTATCCTGTTATTCACCGCATAAAGGTGCACCCTTCATTTAAAAATATGAATGAGGAGTTAGAGGTTGAGGATGTATATAAAGCTGTAGATGATGATTTTAAGTATCATTTACAACAAATAGCAAATGGTGCTACTTTTAATCAACACTACAATTATTTGGTAAATAAATACCTATGCCAAAATGAAAATGCAAGCGTAAGTGTTAATACAAGTAAAGTTAATTCATTTTACTATTACTGCATGGGATTGAAGTTTGATAAAAATGTGGTGATCCAATCTGTTAAAGTTGGATTTGATGAGGCAGTAAATTGTGTAACAAAAGTAAATGTAGTACAATCTAAATAG